One segment of Panulirus ornatus isolate Po-2019 chromosome 35, ASM3632096v1, whole genome shotgun sequence DNA contains the following:
- the LOC139760103 gene encoding cytochrome b5-related protein-like yields the protein MAPKTEKFEDSNENDLMLTGFRHYPTDRNLPNKSPHTWLNGKRIDDDVGPYWRVHNKLYDLTDFIDKHPGGKDWLKTTKGIDITEAFESAHISTGAEKLLSKYYVKNISTPRNSPYTFHEDGFYKTFKRKAQPVLKKVGRGPSWSMVLIQDSIVLTFALLLISAAATGSHMLAVIAGVLLTMTGFCAHNFFHQRDNWRMYYFDLTLFSSYDWRITHGLSHHLFTNTIYDYEISSVEPFLEFLPKRNKSTLQRYGCYIYEFFFVSVLQYVEALKRICMILFGKQEIRPENLLPIMELLLMATIASSFSIASRLWLEMHLFCSASFIFVGLAVAHHHPDIYHAGDAMREDRDWGLCQLDAVRDRVEVTGNLFLVSTTFGDHALHHLLPTVDHSKLSYLYPVLLETCKEFGIPFRFMRQWDLFIGKYRQLANITPNVIPAGYINE from the exons ATGGCACCAAAAACTGAGAAATTTGAAGATAGTAACGAGAATGACTTAATGCTGACTGGCTTCAGGCATTACCCAACAGATCGGAACCTACCCAACAAGTCTCCACACACGTGGTTGAATGGCAAGAGGATTGACGATGATGTGGGCCCCTATTGGAGAGTGCATAACAAATTATATGACTTGACAGATTTTATTGACAAGCATCCTGGAG GCAAGGATTGGCTCAAAACAACTAAAGGTATAGACATCACTGAAGCATTTGAAAGTGCTCACATTAGTACTGGTGCTGAAAAGTTGCTCTCAAAGTATTATGTGAAGAATATATCAACACCTCGGAATTCCCCATACACTTTCCATGAGGATGGGTTTTACAAAACTTTTAAAAGGAAG GCTCAACCAGTACTCAAAAAGGTTGGAAGAGGTCCATCTTGGTCGATGGTGTTGATACAAGACTCTATCGTCCTAACCTTTGCTTTATTGCTTATTTCTGCAGCTGCCACTGGATCACACATGCTTGCAGTTATTGCTG GTGTTCTCCTTACAATGACAGGATTTTGTGCCCACAATTTCTTCCATCAGCGAGACAACTGGAGGATGTATTACTTCGACCTCACCTTATTCTCCTCATATGATTGGCGTATAACTCATGGTTTATCACACCACTTGTTTACCAACACCATTTATGACTATGAAATTTCTAGTGTGGAGCCATTTTTAGAATTCTTACCGAAAAGAAACAAAAGTACCCTTCAGAGATACGGATGCTATATCTATGAATTCTTTTTCGTATCAGTTTTGCAGTATGTAGAGGCTTTAAAGAGAATTTGTATGATATTGTTTGGAAAACAAGAAATTCGACCTGAAAACCTCTTGCCCATCATGGAATTACTGCTAATGGCAACAATTGCTTCATCTTTTAGCATTGCTTCCAG GTTGTGGCTGGAAATGCATTTGTTTTGCAGCGCCTCTTTCATATTCGTAGGCCTTGCAGTTGCACACCATCATCCAGATATATACCATGCAGGTGATGCCATGAGAGAAGATCGAGATTGGGGTCTGTGTCAGCTGGATGCAGTGAGAGACAG GGTGGAAGTGACAGGAAACTTGTTCCTAGTTTCTACAACTTTTGGTGACCACGCACTACACCACCTCCTGCCAACAGTGGATCATTCCAAGCTCAGTTACCTCTACCCTGTACTCTTGGAGACTTGCAAAGAATTTGGTATTCCCTTCAGGTTTATGCGACAGTGGGATCTGTTTATTGGAAAATATAGACAGTTGGCCAACATTACCCCCAATGTAATTCCCGCAGGATACATAAATGAGTGA